One part of the Tenacibaculum sp. 190130A14a genome encodes these proteins:
- a CDS encoding zinc ribbon domain-containing protein gives MNKPLNYVCPKCNNTSYEVGEMRATGGTLSKIFDVQNKKFTSVTCKRCSYTEFYKASTSALSNIFDFFTN, from the coding sequence ATGAACAAACCTTTAAATTATGTGTGTCCAAAGTGTAATAATACTTCTTATGAAGTAGGAGAAATGCGTGCAACGGGAGGAACTTTATCTAAAATTTTTGATGTTCAAAATAAAAAGTTTACCAGTGTTACTTGCAAACGATGCAGTTATACAGAGTTTTATAAAGCAAGCACAAGTGCATTGAGTAACATTTTTGATTTCTTTACCAATTAA
- the folB gene encoding dihydroneopterin aldolase, with product MGIIRVNNIRLFTNHGCLEEEAKIGSEYRVDVEVKADLSRSSQTDELVDTVDYVHLNHIVKEEMAIRSKLLEHVAQRILDRMFNEIQLIEEAEVSVAKINPPIGGNVEEVVIVLKDVRKK from the coding sequence ATGGGAATTATACGTGTAAACAACATTCGATTATTTACAAATCACGGATGTTTAGAAGAAGAAGCAAAAATAGGTTCAGAATATAGGGTAGATGTTGAGGTAAAAGCAGATTTATCTCGATCGTCTCAAACGGATGAATTAGTAGATACGGTAGACTATGTACACCTAAATCATATTGTAAAAGAGGAAATGGCTATCCGTTCGAAACTATTAGAGCATGTAGCGCAAAGAATTTTAGATAGAATGTTTAATGAGATACAACTAATTGAGGAAGCGGAAGTTAGCGTAGCTAAAATAAATCCGCCAATTGGAGGAAATGTAGAAGAGGTTGTAATTGTTTTAAAAGATGTGCGTAAAAAGTAA
- a CDS encoding MBL fold metallo-hydrolase produces the protein MRIYPIETGNFKLDGGAMFGVVPKSLWERTNPADEKNMISMGMRCMLIEDGDRLTLVDTGIGNKQSDKFFGYYYLYGDFSLDTSLAQYGFHRDDITDVFLTHLHFDHCGGVIQWNKDRTGYMPAFKNAKVWSNERHWNWAIKPNAREKASFLTENIKPIEENGQLNFVHRNAKDQVGFDVLFMDGHTEKQMLPKIEYQGKTIVFMADLLPTVGHIPLPYVMGYDTRPLLTLEEKRVFLNEAADKEFYLFLEHDAYNELCTVKHTEKGVRLKETFKFTDIFN, from the coding sequence ATGCGAATTTATCCGATAGAAACTGGTAATTTTAAATTAGATGGAGGTGCTATGTTTGGTGTAGTTCCGAAATCATTGTGGGAAAGAACCAACCCAGCTGACGAAAAGAATATGATTTCAATGGGAATGCGCTGCATGCTTATTGAAGACGGAGATAGATTAACGTTGGTAGATACCGGGATTGGAAATAAACAATCCGATAAGTTTTTTGGATATTACTATTTATATGGTGATTTTTCGCTTGATACTTCTTTAGCACAATATGGATTCCATAGAGATGATATTACCGATGTTTTTTTAACCCATTTACACTTTGACCATTGTGGAGGTGTCATTCAATGGAATAAAGATAGAACCGGTTACATGCCTGCATTTAAAAATGCGAAGGTATGGAGCAATGAACGTCATTGGAATTGGGCAATCAAACCCAATGCTCGTGAAAAAGCATCCTTTTTAACAGAAAACATTAAACCTATTGAAGAAAATGGGCAATTAAATTTTGTTCATAGAAATGCGAAAGATCAGGTAGGTTTTGATGTGTTATTTATGGATGGGCACACCGAAAAACAGATGCTTCCAAAAATAGAGTATCAAGGAAAAACAATAGTTTTTATGGCCGATTTATTGCCAACAGTAGGGCACATTCCATTACCATATGTAATGGGGTATGATACCCGACCACTACTTACCCTAGAAGAAAAAAGAGTCTTTTTAAACGAAGCAGCCGATAAAGAATTCTATTTATTTTTAGAACACGATGCTTACAATGAATTATGTACTGTAAAGCATACAGAAAAAGGTGTTCGTTTAAAAGAAACATTTAAATTTACAGATATATTTAATTAA
- a CDS encoding S8 family peptidase, whose amino-acid sequence MRVLKPVFYSAIAVATLASCKTVSKIPVPTGPNTVVNIPAKKAKLTDYEKDNWQHLDLATDSIPGMSVLKAYDFLKGKKGVEVVVGVVDSGTDLKHEDLVDVAWVNADEKPGNGIDDDKNGYVDDINGWNFLGDSYKENLEFERIMKNPSIADAETAKEVKEYYDKELKKAEQSKARYGQILMAVEGADGLLAKHFGKKDYTHKEITAINTQDESLKGAIATAERMHGFGLSLGDAKKELGKLIDGAKKTISGESLKTNYRKVVGDNPEDINDKPGYGDNKSGHHVKDEAHGSHVAGIIGATRGNGKGMDGVANNVKIMAVRSVPDGDEYDKDVALGIRYAVDNGAKVINTSFGKSFSPHKQWVYDAIKYAADKDVLIVNAAGNSSKNIDVEKTFPNDAPDLLNEVSDNFLTVGAMSANYDKNLPATFTNYGKVNVDVFAPGVRIHSTTPDGEYKKFSGTSMASPATAGVAALIRSYYPELSASQVKHILMNSGTKIDLKVIKPGTKEELVPFSDLSVSGRVVNAYNALRMADRMVNGRK is encoded by the coding sequence ATGAGAGTTTTAAAACCCGTATTTTACTCAGCGATAGCAGTAGCTACACTAGCAAGTTGTAAAACAGTAAGTAAAATACCAGTACCAACTGGACCGAATACTGTTGTGAATATTCCAGCTAAAAAAGCAAAATTAACCGATTACGAAAAAGATAATTGGCAACATTTAGATTTGGCTACAGATTCTATACCAGGAATGAGTGTGCTGAAGGCATATGACTTTTTAAAAGGTAAAAAAGGAGTTGAAGTAGTTGTTGGAGTTGTAGATAGTGGTACTGATTTAAAGCACGAAGATTTAGTTGATGTTGCTTGGGTTAATGCTGATGAAAAACCAGGAAATGGAATAGATGATGATAAAAATGGATATGTAGATGATATCAACGGATGGAATTTCTTAGGAGATTCTTATAAAGAAAACTTAGAGTTTGAGCGTATTATGAAAAATCCATCTATAGCAGATGCTGAAACTGCTAAGGAGGTAAAAGAATATTACGATAAGGAATTAAAGAAAGCAGAACAAAGTAAAGCTAGATACGGACAAATTTTAATGGCTGTAGAAGGTGCTGATGGACTTTTAGCTAAACATTTTGGTAAAAAAGATTATACGCACAAAGAAATAACTGCAATCAATACACAAGATGAATCATTAAAAGGAGCTATTGCAACTGCAGAGAGAATGCATGGTTTTGGTTTATCTTTAGGAGATGCTAAAAAAGAATTAGGAAAACTAATTGATGGTGCTAAAAAAACAATTAGCGGTGAAAGTTTAAAAACTAATTACCGTAAAGTTGTAGGTGATAATCCAGAAGATATTAATGATAAACCAGGTTATGGAGATAATAAGTCTGGTCATCATGTAAAAGATGAGGCACATGGATCTCACGTTGCTGGTATTATTGGTGCAACTAGAGGAAATGGGAAAGGAATGGATGGTGTAGCAAATAATGTAAAAATTATGGCGGTTCGTTCTGTGCCAGACGGAGATGAGTATGATAAAGATGTTGCTTTAGGTATTCGTTATGCTGTTGATAACGGGGCAAAAGTAATTAACACAAGTTTTGGTAAGTCTTTTTCTCCACATAAACAATGGGTATATGATGCAATTAAGTATGCAGCAGATAAAGATGTATTAATTGTAAATGCAGCAGGAAACTCAAGTAAAAATATTGATGTTGAAAAAACATTCCCAAATGATGCACCTGACTTATTAAATGAAGTTTCAGATAACTTTTTAACAGTAGGAGCAATGAGTGCTAACTATGACAAAAATTTACCAGCTACTTTTACAAACTATGGTAAGGTAAATGTAGATGTTTTTGCTCCTGGGGTTAGAATTCATTCAACTACTCCTGATGGAGAATATAAGAAGTTCAGTGGTACATCGATGGCTTCTCCAGCTACAGCAGGTGTAGCGGCTTTAATTCGTTCATATTATCCAGAATTAAGTGCTAGTCAAGTAAAGCATATCTTAATGAACTCTGGAACAAAGATTGATTTGAAAGTTATCAAGCCTGGAACAAAAGAAGAATTAGTTCCTTTCTCAGATTTATCTGTTTCTGGTCGTGTAGTAAATGCTTACAATGCATTACGTATGGCTGATAGAATGGTAAACGGAAGAAAATAA
- a CDS encoding M1 family metallopeptidase yields the protein MKKILFGLSLLSMVACASNKQMSHKGQTDDKGYWQQHADYTMDIDMDVKTYQYKGTQKLVYTNNSPDVLNKVYYHLYFNAFQPNSQMDIRSRNIADPDGRVGDRISKLTPSEIGYIKVGSLKQNGVAVSHETVGTILEVTLNQPIQPGESVTFDMIFDAQVPKQIRRSGRNSKEGVALSMTQWYPKMAEYDFEGWHTPPYLGREFHGVWGNFDVTLHIDKNYVVGGSGYLQNPQEVGHGYENKGEKLNLPSGSKLTWKFNAPNVHDFTWAADPDYTHDVYKMKNGVDLHFLYKKTLDAQFLENWKKLQPKTADLMKYFSEHIGPYPYKQYSVIQGGDGGMEYAMCTLITGKRKWGSLFGVTAHELAHTWFQFLLATNESKHPWMDEGFTTYISNKAENEILNEGKENPHSGSYRGYNYVVKNNIEEPLSTHADRYHLNTAYGVASYSKGNIFLSQLEYIIGAENVANTLKKYFNDFSFKHPTPNDIKRTAEKVSGIHLDWYLNEWTQTTHTIDYGIKSVNGKEITLERIGKMPMPIDIEVTYKDGSKEMFNIPLRMMRGEKPGTAKKLEDWTFAHPTYSFSTKKDIKSVEIDPSKLMADINLENNTVTVE from the coding sequence ATGAAGAAAATTTTATTCGGCCTTTCTTTATTATCTATGGTTGCTTGTGCAAGCAACAAACAAATGTCTCATAAAGGACAAACTGATGATAAAGGGTACTGGCAACAGCACGCAGATTATACTATGGATATTGATATGGATGTAAAAACATATCAGTATAAAGGAACACAAAAATTAGTGTATACGAACAATTCTCCAGATGTGTTAAATAAAGTGTATTACCACTTATATTTTAATGCGTTTCAACCGAATTCTCAAATGGATATTCGCTCTAGAAATATTGCCGATCCAGATGGAAGAGTAGGGGATAGAATTAGTAAGTTAACACCTTCTGAAATTGGATACATCAAAGTAGGATCTTTAAAGCAAAATGGAGTAGCAGTTTCGCATGAAACAGTAGGTACTATTCTAGAGGTTACTTTAAATCAACCTATTCAACCAGGAGAAAGTGTAACTTTTGATATGATTTTTGATGCACAGGTGCCAAAGCAAATCCGTAGATCTGGTAGAAACAGTAAAGAAGGGGTTGCTTTGTCAATGACGCAATGGTATCCTAAAATGGCAGAATACGACTTTGAAGGATGGCACACACCTCCATATTTAGGAAGAGAATTTCATGGAGTTTGGGGTAATTTTGATGTAACACTTCATATTGATAAAAATTATGTAGTTGGAGGAAGTGGTTATTTACAAAATCCACAAGAAGTAGGACATGGTTATGAGAACAAAGGAGAAAAGCTAAATCTACCTTCTGGAAGTAAATTAACTTGGAAATTTAATGCGCCAAATGTACATGATTTTACTTGGGCTGCAGATCCAGACTATACCCATGATGTTTATAAAATGAAAAATGGGGTAGATTTACATTTCTTATACAAGAAGACACTTGATGCGCAATTCTTAGAAAACTGGAAAAAACTGCAACCTAAAACAGCAGACTTAATGAAGTATTTTAGCGAGCATATTGGTCCTTATCCATATAAGCAATACTCAGTAATTCAAGGAGGAGATGGAGGAATGGAGTATGCTATGTGTACTTTAATTACTGGTAAACGTAAATGGGGAAGCTTATTTGGTGTTACAGCACACGAGTTAGCACATACATGGTTCCAGTTTTTATTAGCTACAAATGAAAGCAAACACCCATGGATGGATGAAGGGTTTACAACCTATATTTCTAATAAAGCAGAGAATGAAATATTAAATGAAGGAAAAGAAAATCCTCATTCTGGTTCTTATAGAGGATATAACTACGTGGTAAAAAATAATATAGAAGAACCATTATCTACGCATGCAGATAGATACCATTTAAATACTGCTTATGGAGTAGCGAGTTATTCGAAAGGAAATATCTTTTTATCACAATTAGAATATATTATTGGAGCAGAGAATGTAGCAAATACATTGAAAAAATATTTTAATGATTTTTCATTCAAGCACCCTACACCAAATGATATTAAGCGCACTGCCGAAAAGGTATCTGGAATACATTTAGATTGGTATTTAAATGAATGGACACAAACAACACATACAATTGATTACGGAATAAAATCTGTAAATGGTAAAGAGATTACTTTAGAGCGTATTGGTAAAATGCCAATGCCAATAGATATTGAAGTAACTTATAAAGATGGCTCTAAAGAGATGTTTAATATTCCATTACGAATGATGAGAGGAGAGAAACCAGGTACTGCTAAGAAATTAGAAGATTGGACTTTTGCACATCCTACATATAGTTTTTCAACTAAGAAAGACATAAAATCTGTAGAAATTGATCCATCAAAACTAATGGCTGATATTAATTTAGAAAATAATACGGTTACTGTAGAGTAA